A window of Nitrospirota bacterium genomic DNA:
TTCTGGCATGGAGCGACTCCCGTATTGTACCGGTAGTCATTCTAGCCACGAAGGGATACCTCTGCCAGCAAAAGTCCAGAAGCTGACAGTCTGATCTGGTCTATCTGGTTTGACCGAATAGACGAGACAGAGGAGCTGGACTCGACAGACCAGTCTTCTTAGACGGGGGGGCCATCCGGCAAGGCTTGCTCTGAGGGGGTTGCTTTGGTGGCTGTCGCGGATAGAGCCTGTACCTGTTGCTGGAGATGGTGGGCCACTTCTGCGCCGATCAATAAGAGTGCTGCAGAGTAATAGACCCAGAGGAGCAATAGAACGACTTCCAAGAGAGATCCATAGAGGTGCGCGTAGAGGGTGGCATAGGTGCTATAGGTCACGAACAACAGTTTGGCCGAGACCCAGAGCAGGCTAAACGTGAGCGCCCCGATCATGGCCTCCCGCCATTGTGGCCGTCGCCGCGGCACGAGTCGATAGAGGCCTGTGACGGTCAGGAAGGCCAGCCCGAAGGGAAGGGTGTAGGTGAGAAATAGATCGTGGGCTGCGAGGGCCAGAAGGTCCAGCCCCCAGAGTTTTGGCGCGTATCCCGTTAAGAAGTTGACGGTTTGAGTGGCGACATAGGAAAGAATCAGCACGAGCCCGGTCACACCGAGGGAAGCCACCGCGATGGCCGTCGAGATGAGGGGATGGCGGCGCCAGGCGCTTTCGAAGACGACGTTCAACGCATAGTCGAGTTCATAGAATACCAATGCGCCGAACCAGGCGACGGCCAGAAACACGGCCCATCGAACGGTTTCGAGCCCGCTCACCCGATGTAATTCATCTGCGACATGTTCGCCCAGTGAAGGGAGGAAGCCCTTGAGGAAACTGAGGAGCACCTGTTCTCCAATCATGTCCTGACTCACCACAAAACTCAGGGCGTAGAGCAAGAGAAAGACGAGGGGGAAGAGCGAGAGCAGGGA
This region includes:
- a CDS encoding YihY/virulence factor BrkB family protein encodes the protein MHMQLFRFLRDLLRSFQRHGCASLAASLAFFSLLSLFPLVFLLLYALSFVVSQDMIGEQVLLSFLKGFLPSLGEHVADELHRVSGLETVRWAVFLAVAWFGALVFYELDYALNVVFESAWRRHPLISTAIAVASLGVTGLVLILSYVATQTVNFLTGYAPKLWGLDLLALAAHDLFLTYTLPFGLAFLTVTGLYRLVPRRRPQWREAMIGALTFSLLWVSAKLLFVTYSTYATLYAHLYGSLLEVVLLLLWVYYSAALLLIGAEVAHHLQQQVQALSATATKATPSEQALPDGPPV